Proteins encoded in a region of the Burkholderia ubonensis subsp. mesacidophila genome:
- a CDS encoding glutathione S-transferase family protein, with product MLQLCGIPLSNYYNKVKFVLLEYGIPFEESPCGLPISDPAVLADTPLGKIPFLKTERGALFESQVIIEYLAARYPDKPIFPSDPFEAAKVRELVETLELYLEWTAREVYTEAFFGGKVSDGMKAHVEKRLPRAIDAFKKMTRFSPYVLGDSFGLADIAASIHLPVIGMATKAVYGRDFLLEAGIDWKAHAQKVGERPAAQRVAEDRKAYLAAANGKRP from the coding sequence ATGCTACAGCTGTGCGGTATTCCGTTGTCCAACTACTACAACAAGGTGAAGTTCGTCCTGCTCGAGTACGGCATTCCGTTCGAGGAATCGCCGTGCGGCTTGCCGATCAGCGATCCGGCCGTGCTCGCCGATACGCCGCTCGGCAAGATTCCGTTTCTGAAGACCGAACGGGGCGCGCTGTTCGAGTCGCAGGTGATCATCGAATATCTGGCGGCGCGCTATCCGGACAAGCCGATTTTTCCGTCCGACCCGTTTGAGGCCGCGAAGGTGCGTGAGCTCGTCGAGACGCTTGAGCTGTATCTCGAATGGACCGCGCGCGAGGTCTATACCGAAGCGTTTTTCGGCGGGAAGGTCAGCGACGGGATGAAGGCGCACGTCGAGAAGCGCCTGCCGCGCGCGATCGACGCGTTCAAGAAGATGACGCGCTTCTCGCCCTACGTGCTCGGCGATTCGTTTGGTCTCGCGGACATCGCTGCGTCGATCCACTTGCCGGTCATCGGCATGGCGACGAAGGCGGTCTACGGCCGCGATTTCCTGCTCGAAGCGGGCATCGACTGGAAGGCGCACGCGCAGAAGGTCGGCGAGCGCCCGGCTGCGCAACGCGTCGCCGAAGATCGCAAGGCATATCTGGCGGCGGCGAACGGCAAACGTCCGTGA
- a CDS encoding oxepin-CoA hydrolase, alternative type yields MSAELLASRPSESESTLVLTLSNPGARNALHPDMYAAGIEALATAERDPAIRAVVLTGADRFFCAGGNLNRLLDNRSKDPSHQADSIDLLGAWIAAIRAATKPVIAAVEGAAAGAGFSLALACDLIVTAHDAKFVMSYARVGLTPDGGGSWFLARALPRALAAEILFEGKPVAAERLHALGVVNRLAAPGAALADALAWADALAGISPNALTRIKSLLDDATAQPLDAHLVTERDHFVASLYHADALEGITAFLDKRPARYKR; encoded by the coding sequence ATGAGTGCTGAACTGCTGGCGTCACGCCCGTCCGAAAGCGAATCGACGCTCGTCCTCACGCTATCCAATCCCGGCGCGCGCAACGCGCTGCATCCTGACATGTATGCGGCTGGCATCGAAGCGCTCGCCACCGCCGAGCGCGATCCCGCGATTCGCGCGGTCGTGCTCACCGGCGCCGACCGCTTCTTCTGCGCGGGCGGCAACCTGAACCGGCTGCTCGACAACCGCTCGAAGGATCCGTCCCACCAGGCCGACAGCATCGACCTGCTCGGTGCGTGGATCGCCGCGATCCGCGCGGCGACGAAGCCGGTCATCGCGGCGGTCGAAGGCGCCGCGGCCGGCGCCGGCTTCTCGCTCGCGCTCGCCTGCGACCTGATCGTCACCGCGCACGATGCGAAGTTCGTGATGTCGTACGCGCGCGTCGGCCTGACGCCGGACGGCGGCGGCTCGTGGTTCCTCGCCCGTGCACTGCCGCGCGCGCTCGCGGCCGAGATCCTGTTCGAAGGCAAGCCCGTCGCGGCCGAGCGCCTGCATGCGCTCGGCGTCGTCAATCGACTCGCCGCGCCCGGCGCCGCACTCGCCGACGCGCTCGCCTGGGCGGACGCACTCGCAGGCATCTCGCCGAACGCGCTGACGCGCATCAAGTCGCTGCTCGACGACGCGACCGCGCAACCGCTCGATGCGCACCTCGTCACCGAACGCGACCATTTCGTCGCGTCGCTGTATCACGCGGATGCGCTCGAAGGCATCACCGCATTTCTCGACAAACGCCCGGCCCGCTACAAGCGCTAA
- a CDS encoding M14 family metallopeptidase has translation MTLSITSNFDAGAIDVVSCEQPDAIRLRVRGDNQAEFAQWFYYRVTGARGERCVMTFENAAECAYPSGWRNYSAVASYDRVDWFRVPTTFDGKTMTIDHTPEFDSIYYAYFEPYSEERHAAFLGAVQQLPQASVTELGRTIEGRPMSLLTLGAPDTDGAPKKKVWIIARQHPGETMAEWFVEGLVKRLAGWGDWAGDPVARKLYDRATFYIVPNMNPDGSVRGNLRTNAAGANLNREWMEPDAARSPEVLVVREAIHATGCDLFFDIHGDEDLPYVFVAGSEMLPSFTEQQGVEQAAFIDAFKVASPDFQDEHGYAASKYKEDALKLASKYIGHQFGCLSLTLEMPFKDNANLPDERVGWNGERSAALGAAMLAAILRHVETFA, from the coding sequence ATGACCCTTTCGATCACCAGTAATTTCGACGCCGGCGCAATCGACGTCGTGTCGTGCGAGCAGCCGGACGCGATCCGTCTGCGCGTGCGCGGCGACAACCAGGCGGAATTCGCGCAGTGGTTCTACTACCGCGTGACGGGCGCACGCGGCGAGCGGTGCGTGATGACGTTCGAGAACGCGGCCGAATGCGCGTATCCGTCGGGCTGGCGCAACTACAGTGCGGTCGCGAGCTACGACCGGGTCGACTGGTTCCGCGTGCCGACGACGTTCGACGGCAAGACGATGACGATCGACCACACGCCCGAGTTCGACAGCATCTATTACGCGTATTTCGAGCCGTACTCGGAAGAGCGTCATGCGGCGTTTCTCGGCGCGGTCCAGCAATTGCCGCAGGCGAGCGTGACCGAGCTCGGCCGGACCATCGAAGGGCGGCCGATGTCGCTGCTGACGCTCGGCGCGCCGGACACGGACGGCGCGCCGAAGAAGAAGGTATGGATCATCGCGCGCCAGCATCCGGGCGAGACGATGGCCGAGTGGTTCGTCGAAGGGCTCGTCAAGCGTCTCGCCGGTTGGGGCGACTGGGCGGGCGATCCGGTCGCGCGCAAGCTTTACGATCGTGCGACGTTCTACATCGTGCCGAACATGAATCCCGACGGCAGCGTGCGCGGCAACCTGCGGACCAATGCCGCCGGCGCGAACCTGAATCGCGAATGGATGGAGCCGGATGCCGCGCGCAGTCCTGAGGTGCTGGTCGTGCGCGAAGCGATTCACGCGACCGGCTGCGATCTGTTCTTCGACATCCACGGCGACGAGGATCTGCCGTACGTGTTCGTCGCCGGCTCGGAAATGCTGCCGAGCTTCACCGAGCAGCAGGGCGTCGAGCAGGCGGCGTTCATCGACGCGTTCAAGGTCGCGAGCCCGGATTTCCAGGACGAACACGGCTACGCGGCAAGCAAGTACAAGGAGGATGCGCTCAAGCTCGCGTCGAAGTACATCGGGCATCAATTCGGATGCCTGTCGCTGACGCTCGAGATGCCGTTCAAGGACAATGCGAACCTGCCCGACGAGCGCGTTGGCTGGAACGGCGAACGCAGTGCGGCGCTCGGCGCGGCAATGCTGGCCGCGATCCTGCGACACGTCGAGACGTTCGCGTAA
- a CDS encoding energy-coupling factor ABC transporter permease, translating to MGFLFTPLPLWVGVGGWIAAAALLALAIWKRPFVRVQDATLQHVWLSLITAITVLWASNAWLEDGLVMHLLGATLLVTLFDWTLALIAMGVVTVVAAIIFDAPWHGIGLTYLIYGAWPVAVSSLLQRAALAWLPHNLSSFITGQGFLSPAITIVAVAAAAVGVQLALADGTAIVIPSGYLWNTALLALGEAWFTGMATALIAVYRPAWVTTFDVRRYRLGGPRA from the coding sequence ATGGGTTTTCTCTTCACACCGCTTCCGCTTTGGGTTGGCGTCGGTGGCTGGATCGCCGCCGCGGCTCTGCTCGCGCTGGCGATCTGGAAGCGCCCGTTCGTCCGTGTCCAGGACGCGACGCTTCAGCACGTGTGGCTCTCGCTCATCACGGCGATCACGGTGCTGTGGGCGTCGAACGCCTGGCTCGAAGACGGACTCGTCATGCACCTGCTCGGCGCGACCCTACTCGTCACATTATTCGACTGGACGCTCGCGCTGATCGCGATGGGCGTCGTAACGGTGGTCGCCGCGATCATCTTCGACGCGCCGTGGCACGGGATCGGCCTGACCTACCTGATCTACGGCGCATGGCCCGTCGCGGTATCGTCGTTGCTGCAGCGCGCGGCGCTCGCGTGGCTGCCGCACAATCTGTCGTCGTTCATTACCGGCCAGGGGTTTCTGTCGCCCGCCATCACGATCGTCGCGGTCGCCGCTGCCGCGGTCGGGGTGCAGCTTGCTCTCGCGGACGGCACCGCCATCGTCATTCCGTCCGGTTATCTGTGGAACACGGCCTTGCTCGCGCTCGGCGAAGCATGGTTCACCGGCATGGCGACAGCCCTCATCGCCGTCTACCGCCCTGCCTGGGTCACGACTTTCGACGTCCGGCGCTATCGTCTCGGCGGCCCGCGAGCGTGA
- a CDS encoding pyridoxal phosphate-dependent aminotransferase, giving the protein MNAPSDMPTTPVFPSRLPNVGTTIFTVMSALAAEKGAVNLGQGFPDFDCDPRIVEAVAAAMRDGHNQYPPMAGVAPLREAIADKIAQVYGRRYDPATEITVTAGATQALLTAILCAVHPGDEVIVVEPTYDSYLPSIELAGGKPVFVTLEAPDYAIPFDRLAAAITPKTRMILINTPHNPTGTVWREADMRKLEEIVRGTNLLILSDEVYEHMVYDGARHESVARYPELAARSFIVSSFGKTYHVTGWKVGYVAAPAALSAEFRKVHQFNVFTVNTPMQFGLADYLRDPAPYLTLADFYQKKRDFFRAGLERTRFKLLPCSGTYFQCVDYSAISDLPEAEFSKWLTTEIGVAAIPVSAFYHAPHESGVVRFCFAKQERTLASALERLAKL; this is encoded by the coding sequence ATGAACGCTCCTTCCGACATGCCAACGACTCCCGTTTTCCCCTCGCGTCTGCCGAACGTCGGCACGACGATCTTCACGGTCATGAGCGCGCTTGCCGCCGAGAAAGGCGCCGTCAACCTCGGCCAGGGCTTCCCGGACTTCGATTGCGACCCGCGGATCGTCGAGGCAGTCGCCGCCGCGATGCGCGACGGCCACAACCAGTATCCGCCGATGGCAGGCGTCGCGCCGCTGCGCGAAGCGATCGCCGACAAGATCGCGCAGGTGTACGGCCGCCGCTACGATCCGGCGACCGAGATCACGGTGACGGCCGGCGCGACGCAAGCGCTGCTCACCGCGATCCTGTGCGCGGTGCACCCGGGCGACGAAGTGATCGTCGTCGAGCCGACCTACGACAGCTACCTGCCGTCGATCGAGCTCGCGGGCGGCAAGCCGGTGTTCGTCACGCTGGAGGCACCCGACTACGCGATCCCGTTCGACCGCCTCGCAGCCGCGATCACGCCGAAGACGCGGATGATCCTGATCAACACACCGCACAACCCGACCGGCACCGTGTGGCGTGAAGCGGACATGCGCAAGCTCGAGGAGATCGTGCGCGGCACCAACCTGCTGATCCTGTCGGACGAGGTGTACGAGCACATGGTGTACGACGGCGCGCGCCACGAGAGCGTCGCGCGCTATCCGGAACTGGCCGCACGCAGCTTCATCGTGTCCAGCTTCGGCAAGACCTATCACGTGACGGGCTGGAAGGTCGGCTACGTCGCCGCGCCCGCCGCGCTCAGCGCGGAGTTCCGCAAGGTCCACCAGTTCAACGTGTTCACGGTGAATACGCCGATGCAGTTCGGGCTCGCCGACTACCTGCGCGACCCGGCGCCGTACCTGACGCTCGCCGACTTCTACCAGAAGAAGCGCGATTTCTTTCGCGCCGGGCTCGAACGTACGCGCTTCAAGCTGCTGCCGTGCTCGGGCACGTATTTTCAGTGCGTCGACTATTCGGCGATCAGCGACCTGCCCGAAGCGGAATTCTCGAAGTGGCTCACGACGGAAATCGGCGTCGCGGCGATCCCGGTGTCGGCGTTCTATCACGCGCCGCATGAATCGGGCGTCGTGCGCTTCTGCTTCGCGAAGCAGGAGCGCACGCTCGCCAGCGCGCTCGAACGGCTCGCGAAGCTGTAA
- a CDS encoding histidine phosphatase family protein, whose product MSRFELPRRRRIYLMRHGDVTYFDDSGRAIDPDGVPLNARGRDQAGAAGRLFAEQRIRFDRVIASGLPRTLETAQRVLAETGQRIDIEVEPAWREIRGGHLSDIPPEQHRDAFLRVLDGIVPESTRFLGGETIGELIDRVLPPLDALRADGTWDTALLVLHGGVNCALLSHATVPGQRLFIGHLSQSTGCINALDVGDDPHDWVIRLLNYSPPEALHRDTRNTTMEVLYQQYLKFAQS is encoded by the coding sequence ATGTCACGTTTCGAACTGCCTCGGCGCCGCCGCATCTACCTGATGCGGCACGGCGACGTCACCTATTTCGATGATTCGGGGCGCGCGATCGATCCCGACGGCGTGCCGCTCAACGCGCGCGGCCGCGACCAGGCCGGCGCCGCCGGACGCCTGTTCGCCGAACAGCGCATCCGCTTCGACCGCGTGATCGCGAGCGGCCTGCCGCGCACGCTCGAAACCGCGCAACGCGTGCTCGCGGAAACCGGCCAGCGCATCGACATCGAGGTCGAACCGGCCTGGCGCGAGATTCGCGGCGGACATCTGTCGGACATCCCGCCCGAGCAGCATCGCGACGCGTTCCTGCGCGTGCTCGACGGCATCGTGCCCGAATCGACGCGCTTTCTCGGCGGCGAGACGATCGGCGAACTGATCGACCGCGTGCTGCCGCCGCTCGACGCGCTGCGCGCCGACGGCACGTGGGACACCGCGCTGCTGGTGCTGCACGGCGGGGTCAACTGTGCGTTGCTGTCGCATGCGACGGTGCCGGGCCAGCGGCTCTTCATCGGACACCTGTCGCAATCGACCGGCTGCATCAACGCGCTTGATGTCGGCGACGACCCGCACGACTGGGTCATCCGCCTGCTCAACTACTCGCCTCCCGAAGCATTGCACCGGGACACGCGCAACACGACGATGGAAGTGCTGTATCAGCAGTATCTGAAGTTCGCGCAATCCTGA
- a CDS encoding putative toxin-antitoxin system toxin component, PIN family produces MPSSPAPRAACRVVLDSNVWIDILVFDDPATRPIRAALERGALVALIDGRCLTELEHVLDYPQFQARAVDKAAALTTVARLAQRVEPPPVAADAPPLPKCKDRDDQKFLELARAVQAEWLVSKDRALLKLAKRTARDFGFRIAQPAPFTDAWPLDAVAADAATPA; encoded by the coding sequence ATGCCCAGCTCTCCCGCCCCGCGCGCCGCATGTCGCGTCGTGCTCGATTCGAACGTCTGGATCGACATTCTCGTCTTCGACGATCCCGCCACGCGCCCGATCCGGGCCGCACTGGAGCGCGGCGCGCTCGTCGCGCTGATCGACGGCCGCTGCCTGACCGAGCTCGAGCATGTGCTCGACTATCCGCAGTTCCAGGCGCGCGCGGTCGACAAGGCGGCCGCGCTCACGACCGTCGCCCGCCTCGCGCAAAGGGTCGAACCGCCGCCGGTCGCCGCCGACGCGCCGCCGCTGCCGAAATGCAAGGATCGCGACGATCAGAAGTTTCTCGAACTGGCGCGCGCCGTGCAGGCCGAGTGGCTCGTGTCGAAGGACCGGGCGCTGCTCAAGCTTGCGAAGCGCACCGCGCGCGACTTCGGCTTCCGGATCGCGCAGCCCGCGCCGTTTACCGACGCGTGGCCGCTCGACGCCGTCGCGGCCGATGCGGCCACGCCGGCCTGA
- a CDS encoding response regulator transcription factor, with protein MRFLVLNSDAERRDGLKALLRQIDRHAGYNDAPDGFQARRLLRNERFDLVAIDWQDVGRHSELQALCNACSPSPAAVLIDDATPETVRGLFNCGVSGVIPRSTRPHLIVRAFEMVLLGGHYIPPIALNLLPSLLVTRHESHVQELAGTIPRRSATRLLSPRQAQIMRFVHMGNTNKMIARTLGISEGTVKIHLASIFQQLGATNRAAAVAIYNGWLSPHLEVLLSSRDGARRPALGERGPVSLRAVRDNHKYPSPAANDGVQKTLHAAEPSARFRRDR; from the coding sequence ATGCGTTTCCTGGTTCTCAATTCAGACGCGGAGCGGCGTGACGGACTGAAAGCCCTGTTGCGGCAGATCGACCGCCACGCTGGATACAACGATGCGCCTGACGGCTTCCAGGCACGCCGGTTGTTGCGCAACGAGCGCTTCGACCTGGTCGCAATCGACTGGCAGGACGTCGGTCGGCACAGCGAACTTCAGGCGCTCTGCAACGCCTGTTCGCCTTCGCCTGCCGCAGTCCTGATCGACGACGCCACGCCGGAAACCGTCCGGGGTCTCTTCAACTGCGGCGTCTCCGGCGTGATCCCTCGCTCGACACGGCCGCACCTGATCGTCCGCGCATTCGAAATGGTGCTGCTCGGCGGCCACTACATCCCGCCGATCGCCCTCAACCTCCTGCCTTCGCTGCTTGTGACCCGTCACGAATCGCACGTCCAGGAGCTCGCCGGAACGATTCCCCGCCGTTCGGCCACCCGCCTGCTGTCGCCGCGGCAAGCGCAGATCATGCGTTTCGTCCACATGGGCAACACCAACAAGATGATCGCGCGCACGCTCGGCATCAGCGAAGGCACCGTGAAGATCCACCTTGCGAGCATTTTCCAGCAACTCGGCGCGACCAACCGCGCCGCCGCGGTCGCAATCTACAACGGCTGGCTGTCCCCGCACCTCGAAGTCCTGTTGTCGAGTCGCGACGGCGCGCGCAGGCCGGCGCTGGGCGAACGCGGGCCTGTGTCGCTGCGCGCCGTGCGTGACAATCACAAGTACCCGTCGCCAGCTGCGAACGACGGCGTGCAGAAGACGCTCCACGCCGCCGAGCCGTCTGCCCGCTTCCGCCGCGATCGCTAG
- a CDS encoding MaoC family dehydratase — translation MTAAALPLIASALALTARVGEAPLESGWIVVDQHRVDGFADATGDHQWIHVDPERARRESPFGGPVAHGFLTLSLIPVLMVDAMRFEQKMGVNYGLNRVRFLKPVPVGARIRALFAVKETAEAGKGGIQATWAVSMQVEGPETPRLVCAAEFITLHYF, via the coding sequence ATGACGGCGGCGGCCTTGCCGCTGATCGCGTCGGCGCTGGCGCTGACGGCGCGCGTCGGCGAAGCGCCGCTCGAAAGCGGATGGATCGTCGTCGACCAGCACCGCGTCGACGGGTTCGCCGACGCGACGGGCGATCATCAATGGATTCACGTCGATCCCGAGCGTGCGCGACGCGAATCGCCGTTCGGCGGTCCGGTCGCGCACGGTTTCCTGACGCTGTCGCTGATTCCCGTGCTGATGGTCGACGCGATGCGTTTCGAGCAGAAGATGGGCGTGAACTACGGACTGAACCGCGTGCGCTTCCTGAAGCCGGTGCCGGTCGGCGCGCGCATTCGCGCGCTGTTCGCCGTGAAGGAAACCGCCGAGGCGGGGAAGGGCGGCATCCAGGCGACGTGGGCCGTCTCGATGCAGGTCGAAGGTCCCGAGACGCCGCGGCTCGTGTGTGCGGCCGAGTTCATCACGCTGCACTATTTCTGA
- a CDS encoding glutathione binding-like protein: MIDVYSWATPNGHKVHILLEETGLEYRVHPIDIGAGDQFQPDFLKISPNNKIPAIVDADGPGGKPIALFESGAILIYLAEKTGRFLPTDPAARYATLQWLMFQMGGIGPMLGQAHHFRLYAPEKIDYAVNRYTNEAHRLYNVMDKRLGETAYLAGDDYTIADIATFPWTRSWQNQGIALDEFPNVKRWHEAIAARPAVQRGVEVLASLRKALQDDKAREVLFGATQYAKH; encoded by the coding sequence ATGATCGACGTCTACAGCTGGGCGACCCCGAACGGCCACAAGGTGCACATCCTGCTCGAGGAAACCGGCCTCGAATACCGCGTGCATCCGATCGATATCGGCGCGGGCGACCAGTTCCAGCCGGATTTCCTGAAGATCAGCCCGAACAACAAGATCCCGGCGATCGTCGATGCGGACGGCCCCGGCGGCAAGCCGATCGCGCTGTTCGAGTCGGGCGCGATCCTGATCTATCTCGCGGAAAAGACCGGCCGGTTCCTGCCGACGGACCCGGCCGCGCGCTATGCGACGCTGCAATGGCTGATGTTCCAGATGGGCGGCATCGGCCCGATGCTCGGGCAGGCGCATCACTTCCGGCTCTACGCGCCGGAGAAGATCGACTACGCGGTCAACCGCTATACGAACGAAGCGCATCGCCTCTACAACGTGATGGACAAGCGGCTCGGCGAAACCGCGTATCTCGCCGGCGACGACTACACGATCGCGGACATCGCGACGTTCCCGTGGACGCGCTCGTGGCAGAACCAGGGAATTGCGCTCGACGAGTTCCCGAACGTGAAGCGCTGGCACGAGGCGATCGCCGCGCGGCCGGCGGTGCAGCGCGGCGTCGAGGTGCTGGCATCGCTGCGCAAGGCGCTGCAGGACGACAAGGCGCGCGAGGTGCTGTTCGGCGCAACGCAATACGCGAAGCACTGA
- the yaaA gene encoding peroxide stress protein YaaA, protein MIIVLSPAKSLDYDTPAHVATYTEPAFVDDASELIDGLRKLSPQDIATLMDISDPLARLNFQRYADWSPTFSPANAKQAVLAFNGDVYEGFDAKSLSAADLDYAQQHVRVLSGLYGLLRPLDLLQPYRLEMGTRFANGRGKDLYAFWGDRITRALNAQLETRSGASRVLINCASTEYFKSVKPKLLAAPVVTPVFEDWKGGRYKIISFHAKRARGLMARYIVENRIAEPQALTEFAVEGYAFDEAASNDSTYVYRRRVGE, encoded by the coding sequence ATGATAATCGTTCTCTCCCCCGCGAAATCCCTCGACTACGACACCCCCGCCCATGTCGCGACCTACACCGAGCCTGCGTTCGTCGACGACGCGTCGGAGCTGATCGACGGGCTGCGCAAGCTGTCGCCGCAGGACATCGCGACGCTGATGGACATCTCCGATCCGCTCGCACGCCTGAATTTCCAGCGCTACGCGGACTGGTCGCCGACCTTCTCGCCCGCGAATGCGAAGCAGGCGGTGCTCGCGTTCAATGGGGACGTGTACGAAGGCTTCGACGCGAAGTCGCTGTCGGCGGCGGACCTCGATTACGCGCAGCAGCACGTGCGCGTGCTGTCGGGCCTGTACGGGTTGCTGCGCCCGCTCGACCTGCTGCAGCCGTACCGGCTCGAGATGGGCACGCGTTTCGCGAACGGGCGCGGCAAGGATCTCTATGCGTTCTGGGGCGACCGGATCACCCGCGCGTTGAACGCGCAGCTGGAAACGCGCAGCGGCGCGTCGCGGGTGCTGATCAACTGCGCGTCGACCGAATATTTCAAATCGGTCAAGCCGAAGCTGCTGGCTGCGCCGGTCGTCACGCCGGTGTTCGAGGACTGGAAGGGCGGCCGCTACAAGATCATCAGCTTCCACGCGAAGCGCGCGCGCGGCCTGATGGCCCGCTATATCGTCGAGAACCGGATCGCCGAACCGCAGGCGCTGACGGAGTTCGCGGTAGAAGGCTATGCGTTCGACGAAGCCGCGTCGAACGATTCGACCTACGTATATCGCCGGCGAGTCGGCGAGTGA
- a CDS encoding DUF2863 family protein, with the protein MRQRIAKRLPPDADKLVGLSLALFASGSRIEDRFWEAKLDALLAKIVRNGNQTTLDAALDHLQQNHPDAYGALADMAETHSESMVIEHDGQPHDALLIAVPVLAWTRYMIPSGPLKTDTADALRTHLQAHVLANGTLVGLAPFLYSIDQLPRHHVETYRLAQQLAHTALGQHAAKLNFGDLPETSPILADPRFLLAVVAAPAGAPLFRWQEEEHGSRIERSQCLEQWTAQGGPNLAIALPGCEFECLLPDAYYSACRDADERIRPHTVRTAIRYLFDTLGAAPQELRAVVAGFGERRIDEYRIGFTRRGNNDVIYGVVWPLYGRENGDVATDNGTIEGDLPIDGPLEEIVSLLKECGVTDVRRHAGRFEPEYCDDCGVPLYADPLGEIVHAEMPEDASPAQPHFH; encoded by the coding sequence ATGCGCCAGCGAATCGCCAAACGTCTTCCTCCCGATGCCGACAAACTGGTCGGCCTGTCGCTTGCGCTCTTCGCCTCCGGCAGCCGCATCGAGGACCGCTTCTGGGAAGCGAAGCTCGACGCGCTGCTCGCCAAGATCGTTCGCAACGGCAACCAGACCACGCTCGATGCGGCCCTCGACCATCTCCAGCAAAACCATCCGGACGCATACGGCGCGCTTGCCGACATGGCCGAGACGCACAGCGAGTCGATGGTGATCGAACACGACGGCCAACCGCACGATGCGCTGCTGATCGCGGTGCCCGTGCTGGCGTGGACGCGCTACATGATCCCGTCGGGTCCGCTGAAGACGGACACCGCCGACGCCCTGCGCACGCATCTGCAGGCGCACGTGCTCGCAAACGGCACGCTCGTCGGGCTTGCCCCGTTCCTCTACAGCATCGACCAGTTGCCGCGGCATCACGTCGAAACCTACCGCCTCGCCCAGCAACTCGCGCACACCGCGCTCGGCCAGCACGCCGCCAAGCTCAACTTCGGCGACCTGCCCGAGACTTCGCCGATCCTGGCCGATCCACGCTTCCTGCTTGCCGTCGTGGCCGCCCCGGCGGGCGCCCCGCTGTTCCGCTGGCAAGAGGAAGAGCACGGCTCCCGGATCGAACGCAGCCAGTGCCTCGAGCAATGGACTGCGCAAGGCGGCCCGAACCTCGCAATCGCACTGCCCGGGTGCGAATTCGAATGCCTGCTTCCGGACGCGTACTATTCGGCCTGTCGCGACGCCGACGAAAGGATTCGCCCGCACACGGTGCGAACCGCGATTCGTTATCTTTTCGACACACTTGGTGCAGCGCCGCAGGAACTGCGCGCGGTGGTCGCCGGCTTCGGCGAACGTCGTATCGACGAATATCGGATCGGCTTCACGCGCCGCGGCAACAACGACGTGATCTACGGCGTCGTCTGGCCACTCTACGGCCGTGAGAACGGGGACGTGGCGACCGATAACGGCACGATCGAAGGCGACCTGCCGATCGACGGGCCGCTCGAAGAAATCGTCAGCCTGCTGAAGGAATGCGGCGTGACCGACGTTCGCCGGCACGCGGGCCGCTTCGAACCGGAATACTGCGACGACTGCGGCGTACCACTGTACGCAGATCCGCTCGGGGAAATCGTCCACGCAGAGATGCCGGAAGACGCGTCGCCCGCGCAGCCGCACTTCCACTGA
- a CDS encoding BspC domain-containing protein, translating into MSYLLLTNNQMDSSPAPLRILRAFGKLAACVAGLSLALPAPVFADLLDQRSELINKFVNEMHADPLVADCAAHGSFIASTSSAFDRVDFPPSAFDGGNATITPWNDAFDQGKQRVKVDNIVTVDGLGIRNDGGDSTPLKFRCGYVGQQMLAFSWNDPVPPLKPRAERPAPSKKSFKGKSAKGKTKAKASGRTAKKASATKRSAPQKKTVKKKPAAKKS; encoded by the coding sequence ATGTCTTATTTGCTCCTCACCAATAACCAGATGGACAGCTCACCCGCCCCGCTCCGAATTCTCAGAGCGTTCGGCAAGCTGGCAGCCTGTGTCGCGGGTTTGTCGCTTGCACTTCCGGCGCCGGTCTTCGCCGACCTCCTCGACCAGCGTTCCGAACTGATCAACAAGTTCGTCAATGAGATGCACGCCGATCCGCTCGTCGCGGACTGCGCCGCTCACGGCAGCTTCATCGCCAGCACGTCGTCGGCCTTCGATCGCGTCGACTTCCCGCCAAGCGCGTTCGACGGCGGCAACGCGACGATCACGCCGTGGAACGACGCATTCGACCAGGGCAAGCAGCGCGTCAAGGTCGACAACATCGTCACCGTCGACGGACTCGGCATTCGCAACGACGGCGGCGACTCGACGCCGCTGAAATTCCGTTGCGGCTATGTCGGCCAGCAGATGCTCGCGTTCAGCTGGAACGATCCGGTCCCGCCGCTCAAGCCGCGTGCCGAACGGCCGGCGCCGTCGAAGAAGAGCTTCAAGGGCAAGTCGGCGAAGGGCAAGACCAAGGCGAAAGCCTCGGGCCGCACCGCCAAGAAGGCTTCGGCAACGAAGCGATCCGCGCCCCAGAAGAAAACCGTGAAGAAGAAACCGGCGGCGAAGAAGTCCTGA